From the Lathyrus oleraceus cultivar Zhongwan6 chromosome 4, CAAS_Psat_ZW6_1.0, whole genome shotgun sequence genome, one window contains:
- the LOC127136915 gene encoding uncharacterized protein LOC127136915 — MEFVTSLIQEETTSPIEEETEACQGSSARTVRREKSQQVLEAPSPSGQEEPSTSVARDSPHATPSSSSSFSLPPHVSSFTDDDVNPVPPPEGEADADVEPETFGGGPVDFSLLPMYPYHSDRHIWDKEERDLQKFLNHMGKIVVLPLPNEDWFQSVLSLSGLKDLCMTDYTTVNHGMLNAFVER; from the exons ATGGAATTTGTTACGAGTCTAATTCAAGAAGAGACCACAAGCCCTATTGAAGAAGAG ACTGAGGCATGCCAGGGTAGCTCAGCACGTACTGTTCGGCGGGAGAAGAGTCAACAGGTTTTGGAGGCTCCTAGTCCCTCTGGTCAGGAAGAGCCGTCTACTTCTGTGGCTCGTGATTCTCCTCATGCCactccatcttcttcttcttctttttccc TCCCACCTCATGTCTCATCTTTTACTGATGATGATGTTAATCCAGTGCCACCTCCGGAGGGTGAAGCTGATGCGGATGTTGAGCCAGAGACTTTTGGAGGTGGTCCAGTTGATTTTTCCTTACTACCTATGTATCCATACCATAGTGACAGACATATATGGGACAAAGAG GAGCGTGATCTGCAGAAGTTTCTTAACCACATGGGGAAGATTGTTGTGTTGCCTCTTCCGAATGAGGATTGGTTTCAATCAGTTTTGTCTTTATCTGGTctgaaggacttgtgcatgacTGATTATACTACGGTCAACCACGGGATGCTTAATGCATTCGTGGAGAGATGA